The following nucleotide sequence is from Desulfurobacterium indicum.
GTCGAACCAACGCCTTTCGAGGAACTTGTCGAAAAAACAATAGCAACAAATGGATACTTGCTGTTTTTAGATCACGTAGAAGATCCTCACAATTTAGGAGCTATCTTCAGAAGTGCAGATGCGTTCGGAGCTTCAGGAATAGTTATTCCCAAAGACAGAAGTGCAACCATAACAGACACAGTGGTAAAATCCTCAACCGGTGCTGTATTTTACGTGCCTTTTGCCATAGTAAACAGCTTCCGCCAGAGTCTGTTTAACTTTAAAGAAAAAGGCGGCTGGCTGATAGGACTTGAATCCGGCGGAAAAGACATAAGCAGATACTCTTTTCCTTATCCAGTAGGGCTTGTCGCCGGTTCCGAAGGCAGAGGCATATCAAAACCTGTAAAAAAACTGCTGGACGACATCATAACCATACCGATGAAAGGACATGTTAACTCTTTAAACGTTTCCAATGCCGTAGCCATAGGATTATATTTATTATCAGTCAAAAAATAACGGAGGAAGTTATGGAAAATCTGAAAGGAAAACTTGTATTCATTCAAACAACAGCAGGAGAGGGCGTAATTCCATCTTCAGGTATCATAGGTATTTTAGATGAAATAGGGGATGATTACTTAAAAATCAAAGAT
It contains:
- the rlmB gene encoding 23S rRNA (guanosine(2251)-2'-O)-methyltransferase RlmB, yielding MVIYGVNPIMEALRADYPILKVYVDEKFKHREIISLLRGKGIKTVKTGKKKLSEIAGTDKHQGIVAIVSPVEPTPFEELVEKTIATNGYLLFLDHVEDPHNLGAIFRSADAFGASGIVIPKDRSATITDTVVKSSTGAVFYVPFAIVNSFRQSLFNFKEKGGWLIGLESGGKDISRYSFPYPVGLVAGSEGRGISKPVKKLLDDIITIPMKGHVNSLNVSNAVAIGLYLLSVKK